The proteins below are encoded in one region of Solenopsis invicta isolate M01_SB chromosome 8, UNIL_Sinv_3.0, whole genome shotgun sequence:
- the LOC105192885 gene encoding cyclin-dependent kinase-like 4 isoform X1: protein MDKWLQDRKLWLFGSTLPLLPRRSRAPSKAMERYERLARLGEGSYGVVFQCRDRQTGNLVAVKKFQQTEDDPLIRKIALREIRLLKNLKHPNLVNLLEVFRRKRKLHLVFEYCENTLLNEMEKYPSGCPDLTTRQITWQILQGVAYCHRLGCVHRDVKPENILITSEGVVKLCDFGFARMLSPGENYTEYVATRWYRAPELLVGDTQYGTPVDVWAIGCVFAELIRGEALWPGKSDVDQLYLIRRTLGDLLPRHMAIFQQNEFFHGITLPTPQTLTPLEDALPRGNGNTLQLDFLKKCLDKDPNERWTCEQLLRHSYFDNFHFKMPDVETEEFEKLKKYRERSRNTNYSQMVLPQLPKAGPSVHSQSENRPKSSSIHQQNFDHLPTIRG, encoded by the exons ATGGACAAATGGCTTCAAGATAGGAAGCTCTGGCTATTCGGTAGCACGCTACCATTGCTACCAAGGAG GTCTCGGGCGCCGAGCAAAGCCATGGAGCGTTACGAACGTCTGGCGCGTCTCGGCGAGGGTAGCTACGGCGTCGTCTTCCAGTGTAGGGATCGACAAACTGGAAATTTGGTAGCTGTAAAAAAGTTTCAGCAAACCGAGGATGATCCTCTAATACGCAAGATCGCACTACGGGAGATACGTCTTTTGAAG AATCTCAAGCATCCAAATTTGGTCAATCTTCTGGAAGTGTTCAGACGGAAGAGGAAATTGCACTTGGTATTTGAATATTGCGAAAACACCCTTCTAAATGAAATGGAAAAGTATCCTAGCGGTTGCCCGGATCTCACTACGAGACAAATTACTTGGCAAATTCTGCAAGGTGTCGCCTATTGCCACCGTCTTGGATGCGTTCACAGAGATGTGAAACCAGAGAACATTCTCATTACCTCCGAAGGCGTAGTAAAATTATGCGATTTTGGATTCGCGCGTATGCTCAGTCCTGGAGAGAACTATACGGAATATGTCGCAACCAGATGGTACAGAGCACCAGAATTGCTG GTCGGGGACACACAATACGGCACTCCAGTCGATGTGTGGGCAATTGGTTGCGTATTTGCTGAATTGATACGCGGTGAAGCCTTATGGCCCGGAAAATCAGATGTAGATCAGTTGTACTTAATAAGAAGGACGCTGGGCGATCTTTTACCGAGACACATGGCAATCTTTCAACAGAACGAATTCTTTCACGGTATCACTCTTCCAACGCCACAAACACTCACGCCTCTTGAAGATGCTCTACCCCGTGGAAATGGTAATACTTTACAG CTGGATTTCTTGAAAAAGTGTTTGGATAAAGATCCAAATGAAAGGTGGACATGCGAACAGTTGTTGCGGCATTcttatttcgataattttcattttaaaatgcCGGACGTCGAGACGGAAGAGTTTGAGAAACTTAAAAAGTATCGGGAACGTTCTAGG AATACCAATTATAGTCAAATGGTATTACCCCAATTACCTAAGGCTGGTCCTTCTGTTCATAGCCAAAGTGAAAATCGGCCGAAGAGCTCCTCTATACATCAGCAAAATTTTGACCATCTACCTACCATAAGAGGTTGA
- the LOC105192885 gene encoding cyclin-dependent kinase-like 4 isoform X2 has product MLFTQQLTSLPCLAKYKKSRAPSKAMERYERLARLGEGSYGVVFQCRDRQTGNLVAVKKFQQTEDDPLIRKIALREIRLLKNLKHPNLVNLLEVFRRKRKLHLVFEYCENTLLNEMEKYPSGCPDLTTRQITWQILQGVAYCHRLGCVHRDVKPENILITSEGVVKLCDFGFARMLSPGENYTEYVATRWYRAPELLVGDTQYGTPVDVWAIGCVFAELIRGEALWPGKSDVDQLYLIRRTLGDLLPRHMAIFQQNEFFHGITLPTPQTLTPLEDALPRGNGNTLQLDFLKKCLDKDPNERWTCEQLLRHSYFDNFHFKMPDVETEEFEKLKKYRERSRNTNYSQMVLPQLPKAGPSVHSQSENRPKSSSIHQQNFDHLPTIRG; this is encoded by the exons ATGCTCTTTACGCAACAATTGACGTCGTTACCATGTCTCGCTAAATATAAAAA GTCTCGGGCGCCGAGCAAAGCCATGGAGCGTTACGAACGTCTGGCGCGTCTCGGCGAGGGTAGCTACGGCGTCGTCTTCCAGTGTAGGGATCGACAAACTGGAAATTTGGTAGCTGTAAAAAAGTTTCAGCAAACCGAGGATGATCCTCTAATACGCAAGATCGCACTACGGGAGATACGTCTTTTGAAG AATCTCAAGCATCCAAATTTGGTCAATCTTCTGGAAGTGTTCAGACGGAAGAGGAAATTGCACTTGGTATTTGAATATTGCGAAAACACCCTTCTAAATGAAATGGAAAAGTATCCTAGCGGTTGCCCGGATCTCACTACGAGACAAATTACTTGGCAAATTCTGCAAGGTGTCGCCTATTGCCACCGTCTTGGATGCGTTCACAGAGATGTGAAACCAGAGAACATTCTCATTACCTCCGAAGGCGTAGTAAAATTATGCGATTTTGGATTCGCGCGTATGCTCAGTCCTGGAGAGAACTATACGGAATATGTCGCAACCAGATGGTACAGAGCACCAGAATTGCTG GTCGGGGACACACAATACGGCACTCCAGTCGATGTGTGGGCAATTGGTTGCGTATTTGCTGAATTGATACGCGGTGAAGCCTTATGGCCCGGAAAATCAGATGTAGATCAGTTGTACTTAATAAGAAGGACGCTGGGCGATCTTTTACCGAGACACATGGCAATCTTTCAACAGAACGAATTCTTTCACGGTATCACTCTTCCAACGCCACAAACACTCACGCCTCTTGAAGATGCTCTACCCCGTGGAAATGGTAATACTTTACAG CTGGATTTCTTGAAAAAGTGTTTGGATAAAGATCCAAATGAAAGGTGGACATGCGAACAGTTGTTGCGGCATTcttatttcgataattttcattttaaaatgcCGGACGTCGAGACGGAAGAGTTTGAGAAACTTAAAAAGTATCGGGAACGTTCTAGG AATACCAATTATAGTCAAATGGTATTACCCCAATTACCTAAGGCTGGTCCTTCTGTTCATAGCCAAAGTGAAAATCGGCCGAAGAGCTCCTCTATACATCAGCAAAATTTTGACCATCTACCTACCATAAGAGGTTGA
- the LOC105192885 gene encoding cyclin-dependent kinase-like 4 isoform X3, which yields MNSILGFLSRAPSKAMERYERLARLGEGSYGVVFQCRDRQTGNLVAVKKFQQTEDDPLIRKIALREIRLLKNLKHPNLVNLLEVFRRKRKLHLVFEYCENTLLNEMEKYPSGCPDLTTRQITWQILQGVAYCHRLGCVHRDVKPENILITSEGVVKLCDFGFARMLSPGENYTEYVATRWYRAPELLVGDTQYGTPVDVWAIGCVFAELIRGEALWPGKSDVDQLYLIRRTLGDLLPRHMAIFQQNEFFHGITLPTPQTLTPLEDALPRGNGNTLQLDFLKKCLDKDPNERWTCEQLLRHSYFDNFHFKMPDVETEEFEKLKKYRERSRNTNYSQMVLPQLPKAGPSVHSQSENRPKSSSIHQQNFDHLPTIRG from the exons ATGAACTCTATTCTTGGATTTTT GTCTCGGGCGCCGAGCAAAGCCATGGAGCGTTACGAACGTCTGGCGCGTCTCGGCGAGGGTAGCTACGGCGTCGTCTTCCAGTGTAGGGATCGACAAACTGGAAATTTGGTAGCTGTAAAAAAGTTTCAGCAAACCGAGGATGATCCTCTAATACGCAAGATCGCACTACGGGAGATACGTCTTTTGAAG AATCTCAAGCATCCAAATTTGGTCAATCTTCTGGAAGTGTTCAGACGGAAGAGGAAATTGCACTTGGTATTTGAATATTGCGAAAACACCCTTCTAAATGAAATGGAAAAGTATCCTAGCGGTTGCCCGGATCTCACTACGAGACAAATTACTTGGCAAATTCTGCAAGGTGTCGCCTATTGCCACCGTCTTGGATGCGTTCACAGAGATGTGAAACCAGAGAACATTCTCATTACCTCCGAAGGCGTAGTAAAATTATGCGATTTTGGATTCGCGCGTATGCTCAGTCCTGGAGAGAACTATACGGAATATGTCGCAACCAGATGGTACAGAGCACCAGAATTGCTG GTCGGGGACACACAATACGGCACTCCAGTCGATGTGTGGGCAATTGGTTGCGTATTTGCTGAATTGATACGCGGTGAAGCCTTATGGCCCGGAAAATCAGATGTAGATCAGTTGTACTTAATAAGAAGGACGCTGGGCGATCTTTTACCGAGACACATGGCAATCTTTCAACAGAACGAATTCTTTCACGGTATCACTCTTCCAACGCCACAAACACTCACGCCTCTTGAAGATGCTCTACCCCGTGGAAATGGTAATACTTTACAG CTGGATTTCTTGAAAAAGTGTTTGGATAAAGATCCAAATGAAAGGTGGACATGCGAACAGTTGTTGCGGCATTcttatttcgataattttcattttaaaatgcCGGACGTCGAGACGGAAGAGTTTGAGAAACTTAAAAAGTATCGGGAACGTTCTAGG AATACCAATTATAGTCAAATGGTATTACCCCAATTACCTAAGGCTGGTCCTTCTGTTCATAGCCAAAGTGAAAATCGGCCGAAGAGCTCCTCTATACATCAGCAAAATTTTGACCATCTACCTACCATAAGAGGTTGA